One Glycine soja cultivar W05 chromosome 2, ASM419377v2, whole genome shotgun sequence genomic region harbors:
- the LOC114399434 gene encoding uncharacterized protein LOC114399434 isoform X2 codes for MEAGSNERRVVTRRKPFSDRTNTCSPSLVPLKPHKTITNPSSSAPAKCNTAATITTTTTTTTNLHNSPNPPSPSPSPLVVYSRRRSSNKRKRDKGKAVAVPFTTTPNFKISHTCEKDDEFEGANLPKAKAMTVPRTKKQCALSSEKDELKNHQLQEFIEKQKAYFKEIDEFKLEVESGDELD; via the exons ATGGAAGCTGGTAGTAACGAAAGACGAGTGGTGACTCGCAGAAAGCCTTTTTCCGATCGCACCAACACTTGTTCTCCCTCCCTTGTTCCCCTCAAACCTCACAAAACCATAACCAACCCTTCTTCTTCCGCACCCGCTAAATGCAACACCGCTGCTactatcaccaccaccaccaccactaccaCCAATCTCCATAATTCCCCAAAccctccctctccctctccctctcccctCG TCGTGTACAGTCGAAGACGTTcttcaaataaaagaaagagggatAAAGGGAAGGCAGTGGCTGTTCCTTTCACTACCACGCCCAATTTCAAGATCTCTCATACTTG TGAGAAAGATGATGAGTTTGAAGGTGCAAACCTACCCAAGGCAAAGGCAATGACAGTTCCTCGTACGAAG AAACAGTGTGCTTTGTCATCTGAAAAAGATGAGCTCAAGAATCACCAGCTCCAAGAATTTATAGAAAAACAGAAAGCTTACTTTAAAGAGATTGATGAATTCAAACTGGAGGTTGAATCTGGTGATGAGCTGGATTAA
- the LOC114399434 gene encoding uncharacterized protein LOC114399434 isoform X1 has translation MEAGSNERRVVTRRKPFSDRTNTCSPSLVPLKPHKTITNPSSSAPAKCNTAATITTTTTTTTNLHNSPNPPSPSPSPLEIVDVEASEPITVVYSRRRSSNKRKRDKGKAVAVPFTTTPNFKISHTCEKDDEFEGANLPKAKAMTVPRTKKQCALSSEKDELKNHQLQEFIEKQKAYFKEIDEFKLEVESGDELD, from the exons ATGGAAGCTGGTAGTAACGAAAGACGAGTGGTGACTCGCAGAAAGCCTTTTTCCGATCGCACCAACACTTGTTCTCCCTCCCTTGTTCCCCTCAAACCTCACAAAACCATAACCAACCCTTCTTCTTCCGCACCCGCTAAATGCAACACCGCTGCTactatcaccaccaccaccaccactaccaCCAATCTCCATAATTCCCCAAAccctccctctccctctccctctcccctCG aGATTGTTGATGTTGAAGCCTCTGAGCCTATTACAGTCGTGTACAGTCGAAGACGTTcttcaaataaaagaaagagggatAAAGGGAAGGCAGTGGCTGTTCCTTTCACTACCACGCCCAATTTCAAGATCTCTCATACTTG TGAGAAAGATGATGAGTTTGAAGGTGCAAACCTACCCAAGGCAAAGGCAATGACAGTTCCTCGTACGAAG AAACAGTGTGCTTTGTCATCTGAAAAAGATGAGCTCAAGAATCACCAGCTCCAAGAATTTATAGAAAAACAGAAAGCTTACTTTAAAGAGATTGATGAATTCAAACTGGAGGTTGAATCTGGTGATGAGCTGGATTAA
- the LOC114399454 gene encoding uncharacterized protein LOC114399454 gives MVSKEQKRAALHEKLQNLRSITNSHALNKTSIIVDASKYIEKLKQKVERLNQEIASAETSSVHNPLPMVTVETLEKGFLINVFSAKGCSGLLVSILEAFEEMRLTVLEARVSCTDTFRFQAVGENEEQVETIDAHVVKQAVVQAIKNWSKSGDQEE, from the exons ATGGTTTCCAAAGAGCAAAAGAGAGCAGCACTGCATGAGAAGCTGCAAAATCTTCGTTCTATTACTAACTCTCATGCT CTAAATAAAACTTCGATCATAGTCGATGCATCAAAGTATATCGAAAAGTTAAAGCAAAAGGTAGAAAGACTGAATCAAGAGATAGCCTCTGCAGAAACTTCAAGTGTCCACAACCCTTTGCCTATG GTTACAGTAGAAACCCTAGAAAAGGGATTTCTTATAAATGTTTTCTCGGCAAAAGGGTGTTCAGGTCTGCTTGTTTCCATATTGGAGGCCTTTGAAGAGATGAGACTCACTGTGCTTGAAGCTAGGGTTTCTTGTACAGACACTTTTCGATTTCAAGCAGTTGGAGAA AATGAAGAACAAGTGGAGACAATTGATGCACATGTTGTGAAACAAGCTGTGGTACAAGCAATAAAGAATTGGAGCAAAAGTGGCGATCAAGAAGAGTAA
- the LOC114376870 gene encoding protein LURP1-like — translation MVHRGKSSEEKDLIFGVQRSHPVDMKPRLDVFMATNINEDISSFQLVGSHIDKSCKVYIGDTMIAEVIDVYPRSNFSNWKEGLKVKINAGVDYDFIVALLVILTVNDYI, via the exons ATGGTTCATAGAGGCAAAAGCTCGGAGGAGAAGGATTTGATTTTTGGGGTTCAACGATCCCACCCTGTTGACATGAAACCACGGCTTGATGTGTTCATGGCCACCAATATCAATGAAGATATCAGCAGCTTTCAACTTGTTGGGAGCCACATTGACAAGTCCTGCAAAGTTTACATAGGAGACACCATGATTGCAGAG GTAATTGATGTATATCCAAGAAGCAACTTCAGCAATTGGAAAGAAGGCTTGAAGGTCAAAATCAATGCAGGGGTGGATTATGATTTCATTGTTGCGTTGCTTGTAATACTCACAGTAAATGATTACATATGA
- the LOC114399470 gene encoding amino acid transporter AVT6C-like, whose translation MSPVPGAHAPLLPGSKSKDVPPATVSGAVFNVATSIIGAGIMSLPATLKVLGVIPALVLILVIAFLAELSVEFLMRFTRAGETTTYAGVMREAFGPLGAVAAQVAVVITNLGCLIMYLIIIADVFSGNQREGEVHLGVLQQWFGIHWWSSREFALLVVLFLILLPLVLYRRVESLKFSSAISTLLAVAFVTICTVLAIVAIVEGRTQSPRLIPCLDQHTSFFDLFTAVPVVVTAYTFHFNVHPIGFELAKPSEMATAVRIALLLCCVIYFSIGLSGYLLFGDSTQSDILVNFDQNAGSALGSLLNVLVRLSYAFHVMLTFPLLNFSLRTNVDEFFFPKKSPLATDSKRFVSLTLVLLALSYIAAILVPDIWYIFQFMGSTSAVCLAFVFPGAIVLRDSYGISTRRDKIIALVMVILAAITSVIAISTNIYKAFQ comes from the exons ATGTCGCCGGTGCCCGGAGCACACGCCCCTCTCCTCCCGGGATCCAAGTCCAAGGATGTTCCGCCGGCCACCGTGTCCGGCGCCGTGTTCAATGTCGCCACCAGCATAATCGGCGCCGGAATAATGTCTCTTCCGGCGACTCTCAAGGTCCTCGGAGTGATTCCGGCGTTGGTTCTGATTCTCGTGATTGCTTTTCTTGCAGAGCTATCCGTGGAGTTCCTCATGAGGTTCACACGTGCCGGCGAAACGACGACGTATGCCGGCGTCATGAGAGAAGCCTTTGGACCCTTGGGAGCAGTGGCAGCTCAAGTCGCTGTTGTAATCACCAATCTCGGGTGTTTAATTATGTACCTAATTATTATTG CGGATGTGTTTTCTGGGAATCAACGTGAAGGGGAAGTACATTTGGGTGTTTTGCAACAGTGGTTTGGGATTCACTGGTGGAGTTCTCGGGAATTTGCTCTGTTGGTTGTCTTGTTCTTAATTTTGCTTCCATTGGTCTTGTACCGTCGCGTAG AGTCGTTGAAGTTCAGTTCTGCAATATCAACTCTTCTTGCTGTGGCATTTGTTACAATATGTACCGTGTTAGCAATAGTTGCTATTGTTGAAGGAAGAACACAGTCCCCTAGACTGATTCCTTGTTTGGACCAacatacctctttttttgatctGTTTACTGCAGTGCCGGTCGTAGTCACAGCCTACACATTTCATTTTAATG TGCATCCAATTGGGTTTGAGCTTGCCAAGCCATCAGAAATGGCAACAGCGGTTCGAATAGCATTGCTGCTTTGTTGTGTCATTTACTTTTCAATAGGCCTATCTGGGTACCTCTTGTTTGGGGATTCAACACAGTCTGATATTCTCGTCAATTTTGACCAGAATGCTGGTTCTGCACTTGGTTCATTGCTCAATGTTTTAGTCCGTTTAAGCTATGCTTTTCATGTTATGTTGACTTTCCCTCTCCTCAACTTCTCCTTGAGAACCAACGTAGACGAATTCTTCTTCCCTAAGAAGTCTCCTCTAGCCACAGACAGCAAGAGATTTGTGAGTCTCACTCTAGTGCTGCTAGCCTTAAGCTACATTGCTGCTATTTTAGTCCCAGATATTTGGTACATCTTtcagttcatgggatcaacATCTGCAGTGTGCCTTGCCTTTGTCTTCCCTGGTGCTATTGTTCTAAg GGATTCTTACGGTATATCAACAAGAAGGGACAAAATTATTGCACTGGTTATGGTTATACTAGCTGCGATAACAAGTGTGATTGCTATCTCCACCAACATATACAAAGCCTTCCAGTAG